Within Cucumis melo cultivar AY chromosome 4, USDA_Cmelo_AY_1.0, whole genome shotgun sequence, the genomic segment TTCTCTCACACTTCTGTCACTCATGAGGTGCTAGCCATTAGCCAAAGTGGGTTGAAAGAACCCCATAAACACATCCAAAATGGAACAAGAAGAAAGAGCgagcgagagagagagagagagaggaagcCATGAACAAGAAAGATTGCTGATCAGCTCAGtttttctttctccaaaatcCATTGTTGGTATGTCAGAACTCGCATCTCATCCAATTTCACATAGAACTGATACAATTTTCTGTACATCAATATGGCATGTTTATCTACATAATCTTCATACTTTTCATACAATGCGGGGATTGTAAGCACGAGTAGAAGGCCTGTCATCGAGAGAAAAAATGTCTATGAAACCCATTGATCATCGTCCAATTATGGAAACTGAAGATTGAAAACTTACTGGTGTAACCCAAAGTAATAATATCAGTCAAGCCACTGATAACAGAGATCAGCCACAGGCAAGCAGCTACTTTGAAGAACAATTTGGGGTCCTTTCCCATGGCTATATCTTGTGAAACAGACAGCAAAGTATTCACATGGGAACGGATGAAAGATGCAGCTTCGTTTACCATATCTTCTGAGAGATACAACTCAGGAAGAGGCGGCGCTGGTCTGCTCAGGAAGAAAAGTAGCAGATTTAGAAGTAACCTTAATCCAAGTACTTAGAAGTTAAGCTACATTTGATTATTATGGAACTAAGGAAACCTGGAAAGACAGAGAAATTTAAGAGAGAGCAGTGGAACAAAAACTAAACACTATATTTTTAATTGATAAGTATTTGAATGCTCGAAAACTACTGAGTTGTTTCATCTCTAAGCTTATTACGCTCAGAAGAACATGTGAAGATCTAACTATTGTCTCACACTCAATCAGGTTCATCATCTTTCCCAAATGCATGTACATATCTCATAATATTACTAAGTGAATGAAACTCAAGGAAGTAAAAATCCCAAAATGTTCGTCAAATGTAAAAGAAAGCGAGGACAAATTATCAGATTAAGTAGTTGAAAATCTAGAGAACTTGAAACCGGACCTAATCATTATTCAAGACCATTGTCAAATCCAATAGGGAAATGCCTCTTTATCTATTAAAGAAAATGCATTCTCAAACTTATATATCAGTTTACCATTCATCGTTGATATTCAAATTGAAGAGATAGCAAGTCAAGAGGCAATTTCCGATTAGTTACCTATTGAGAATGGAAGCAGATTTGGCCCAGAGAAAAATAATGGTAACAAGAAGAAGTAGAACACTGGAAATTAAAGACAAAAGGGTGTAACCACATCTCTCAAACACCAGCCAAGTCGCCAGCGTTATTAACAATATCCCCGCAGTTAGATTCTTCCGTCTCCAAAGAATTA encodes:
- the LOC103486331 gene encoding reticulon-like protein B12 isoform X1, with product MGSSDRLFCRQRTLHEIVGGGIVADVILWRRKNLTAGILLITLATWLVFERCGYTLLSLISSVLLLLVTIIFLWAKSASILNRPAPPLPELYLSEDMVNEAASFIRSHVNTLLSVSQDIAMGKDPKLFFKVAACLWLISVISGLTDIITLGYTSLLLVLTIPALYEKYEDYVDKHAILMYRKLYQFYVKLDEMRVLTYQQWILEKEKLS
- the LOC103486331 gene encoding reticulon-like protein B12 isoform X2, whose protein sequence is MGSSDRLFCRQRTLHEIVGGGIDVILWRRKNLTAGILLITLATWLVFERCGYTLLSLISSVLLLLVTIIFLWAKSASILNRPAPPLPELYLSEDMVNEAASFIRSHVNTLLSVSQDIAMGKDPKLFFKVAACLWLISVISGLTDIITLGYTSLLLVLTIPALYEKYEDYVDKHAILMYRKLYQFYVKLDEMRVLTYQQWILEKEKLS